Genomic segment of Salvia hispanica cultivar TCC Black 2014 chromosome 2, UniMelb_Shisp_WGS_1.0, whole genome shotgun sequence:
tgttttaattaatttggacGACCCTCCttaaatattctatttcatttttgttatttgtgaTAATTGGACtttatattccattaactgATTTCActcacaattattataaaattaatactccctccgtctcttagaaatagaaacttttgaaaccGAACggagttttaatacaaaattagtaaaataaaagagaaattaaaacaaaagtGTATTAGTGGAAAATGGTTCTCACCTTACTagagaaataaatttcattaaataaaaagttttcatttttaggggacagaccaaaattgaaaagagtTTATGTTTTTAGGGAACGAAGAGAGTAGTATATGAAACCTGGACTGGTTAAATATGTGACATTTAATGAGGATTGAAGAGAGTAacaaattactccctccgtccagctttagcagtctcattgacttttctgcccatttttgtaaaaatgataaaaaaaaaaaatagttaaagaagagaaatggtaaattaagagacagaataatatagagaatagttttatctacattattgtctctcttactttactatttctctactttcactatttttttatcatttttacaaaaagatgacaaaaaagtcaatgggactgttaaagcgggacggagggagtactatagtTTTTTTATGTGTGTCTAATTGAGAAAAGCAAAAGGCAAAAGACACGAGAGAAAGGAAGAGTGAATTATGTGAGTACATTATTCTTTGCTGATATAGGAAGTTGTTGGATGATTCCATAGTATGTttcactatatatacataagttctcctctcacacacacaaacacaagaagtaaaaaagaacacacacacacacataagaATGAGTGagaaagtagaaaatgagagagaagagagggaggagagagagatggtTGATCATTGGAACCACGAGCATCCACTTACTTTGGTGGAAGCTCCTCGAGGAGAATACTGTTCTGGGTGTCTAACGCTTTTTAGAAGGGGAGAGACATATTACAGATGCAGCCAGGAATGCTGGTATGGTGTCAAACTACATGAAGACTGTGCAGAGGCGCCGAGGAAGATCAGACACGCAATGCACCCTCAACACACACTGGCTCAACAATTCAACATTGACGTTGTAAGGCAGTGTTCAATCTGCCAATTGTCTGTCTGTGGAATTTTCTACAGATGTACGAGCGCAGAATGTGCGTATGTGATGCATATCAGATGCGCGCAGGGCAGCGACATGATGTATCCGGCCGAAGATGGCGAGGAGCAGCAgagcagcagcggcggcggcagaACTCATCCGAGTCACCCCAAGCATCAACTCTTATTTCTGAGGAGAAGTTCTTCTTTCAAGTGCGATGCTTGCGGCACCACACACGCCAAAGGGAGTTCCTACTTGTGCACCAGAGATGATTGTCAGCATTGGATCCACGAGAGATGTGCTTCCTTGCCTCAGAATATCCAAAGGGAGGAACACCCtcactccctctctctctcttttcatGTCCCTCCTCAATATCTCAGATATGGCTACCGTTGTGAGGTGTGCAGAAAAAGATTAGTAACCAAACATTGGGTGTATCATTGTGAGCTTTGCAGCTATGTTGTCCATCTCACCTGTGCCTTCATCAAATCGCCACACACCACTAGGTATAAATCATCCACATCTTTCTTCATTATGTAAATCTAATTATATTGTATTGTTGaaatgtgtgtttttattgaatgtagagagaaagggATTATGGTGTTTCCAATAAATGATGTGGCTGTGGGTGAGGACCTAATTGGAGCTTCTGTAAAGAGACAAGGAGTTGATGCACATACACTCATCCTTGATCATCATGATGTTGTTGATTATAAGTTCCACCATCACAAACTTACATTagtctcctcctcatcatcatcatcatttcaagaagaagaaaatggtgatgacgatgatgatgaggaagaCTACTCTTGTAGAAAATCGGAGTTAACATGTAATGGGTGCATTACTCCGATATTTCTGAAACaaacatcatcttcttcttcgtcttcatCAAGTAGTAAAGATTGCTACTACTACATGAGATGTAGTATCAGCTCATGCAAATACTACCTTCACTTGGCGTGCTTCCAATTGCCACCTCAGATCTCTTCTCTTCCTCTCCTCCACCAACATGAGAATGAGAATGAGAATGATCACAGCCTTGTCCTTCAATCCGGTGACAATCGTAAACCGTGGGAGTGGGCATATTGCAGAGTCTGCTGGAAATATACAAATGGTctatattatgcatgtacaaAATGTGACAATGGCTTCAGTGTAGATATAAAGTGCGCTTCAATGCTGGCCACTATATATCACGCAGCTCACCCTCCACACCCGCTCAACCTTCTTTCCCGAGAAGATACTAGGAGACAATCTTACGATATATGTGATGGCTGTAATGGACTCATGTATGGTGGTATGTATGCATGCGGCACCTGTGATTTCATCGTGCACTTTCAATGCGCGGTGCTGCCCGCATCAACCCTCAGTCGTAGATGGGACAAGCACCACCCGCTGCTTTTGACACATGACGCCACTCTTAACCGTCCCGGTGATTTCTACTGCAATCAATGCGAGCAAGAAATGAATCCAAAGAGATGGATGTATCACTGCCGCGACTGCGATCTGTCCTTCCATCCGCACTGCCTTAAAACAACATCCGGTTGGTTTAGAAACATCAAGTTTGGTCAGAAATTTCTCATCCACAGAGCTCACTGCCACACACTCACCTATCAAATTCTCACTACAAAACGCCGCTGCGACGTTTGTGGTCAGGATAGGCATGAGGCTATTGGATTTCACTGTGCATCATGCAACTTCTTCCTTTGTTTCCAATTCTGCGCTGAAAATATGATCAAAGATGGCAACATTGAGGCcgtggattgaaaaaaaaaagctcaATGTTTAGTAGAGTTATGTTTTTCATACTGCATTATTTAAGtgtgtttaatttgttatttttaatttaatgaagaGAGTAGCTTGCCTTTCAAATACTGAAATTTGAATGTTCATCATTTATCACACTATGAGTTCCTAAATTAAACCTTAACCTAAATTAAACCAGATGAGCTAGCCGTGTGAGCGATTAATTAAGCACCTATTTCTTTGTTGTATTAACTTGTGTTCAACATCagttcaaattatatattttagatttttagtatttgttttttttcaaattaagggcACGCATCTTAATGtagataatatatatactgcGGGGGTAGTTTGGTAGGATAGATAACTCCTCTATCTCTATCTTGGAGATATTTGACCTAAAATGACATAAAGCGGagatggtaaagtaagagagtgaatgaagtaataaaggACAGTAAGATAATTATTACCATACccggaaatgactcaattatgaaggAACTTACCAAATTGGaaaaacgactcaactatggTGGAACGGAGGGATTAAAAGTTATTCATACGGAATTTTTgcctaaattaattaacacaatttattactactgTCAAATATGAGCAATGATGGCTTATCCAACTCTCACAACTTTTCAAATGTAAGGACAGCAAATTAATGACAAACAACGACACAAAGTGAAATACAAAAGACAAAGGCaaatacatacataaaaaaaaggagattcttgaattggaattgaattaaatgGTGATTTATACATTCTTTTCTGATATTGGAAGTTTCGTATGATTCGTTCTATTCCAATTTATGCGAGATGGTCACCTATGAAAGCCTAATTAATTTCATGCCTAAGTGGTCAAAGGGATTTGTttgaaatgtgacatttaatGAGGACATAATATAGTTTTTTATGTGCGTGTCTAATTGAGAAAAACAAAAGGCAAAAGAGATGAGACAAAGGAAGAGTGAATTATGTGAGTACATTATTCTTTGCTGACATGAGAAGTTGTTATATGATTCCATAGTGTGTttcactatatatacataagtTCTCCTCTCGTACACATACACACAGAGAAACACaagaagtaaaaaagaaaacacacacacacacataagaATGAGTGagaaagtagaaaatgagatAGAAGAGAGGGAGGAGAGAGGGATGGTTGATCATTGGATCCACCAGCATCCACTTACTCTGGTGGAAGCTCAGAGAGGAGAATACTGTTATGGGTGTCTAACGCCTTGTAGAAGAGGAGATAAATGTTATGGGTGTAGCCATAAATGTGGGTATGGAAAACTACTACATGAAGACTGTGCAGAGGCGCCGAGGAAGATCAGGCACGCGATGCATCCTCAACATACACTCACTCAACAACTCAACACTTGGGCCATCGATGAGCGCTGTCCAATCTGCCAATTGTATGCCTGGGGAATTGTCTACAGATGTACGAGCACAGAATGTGCATTCCAGATACATATCAGATGCGCGCAGGGCAGCGACATGATGTATGCAGTAGCCGAAGGTGACAAGCGAACCATACACCATCCGAGTCACCCTCATCATCAACTCTTGTTCCTGAGGAGAAGTTGTTCCTTCAAGTGCGATGCTTGCGGCACCATAGGAGCCAAGGGGAGTTCCTACACATGCACCAATGATGATTGTGAGTATTGGATCCACGAGAGATGTGCTTCCTTGCCTCAGAATATCCAAAGGGAAGATCACAAtcactccctctctctctctttccatGTCCCTCCTCAATATCTCATATACAACTACCGTTGTGAAGTGTGCAGTAAAAGATTAATATCCAAATATTGGATATATCATTGTGCGCTTTGCAGCTATGCTGTCCATCTCACTTGCGCCTTCACCAAATTGCCTCACACTACTAGGTATTGTAGTATATCTTTCTTGATTATGTaatcatcaaaacaaattgttggtttatatatgttgaaatgtgtgtttttgttgCATTGCATGTAGAGAGAAAGGGATTATGGTGTTTCCAATAAGTGATGTGGATGTGGGTGAGGACCTAATTGGAGCTTTTCTAAGGAGACAAGGAGTTGATGCATATACACATTCACTCATCCTTGATCATCAAGATGATGTTGATTATGAGTTCCACCATCACAAACTCATACTAGTCTCCTcgtcgtcatcatcatcatttcaAGAAGAAGttttagaagaagaaaatggtgaTGACGATGATGACGAGGAAGACTACTCTTGTAGAAAATCGGAGTTAATATGCAATGGGTGCATTACTCCAATACCTGTGAAACAAGCATCATCATCcatgtcttcttcttcttcttgttcaagtagtagtagtactaaagaTTACTACCACTACATGAGATGTAGCATAAGATCATGCAAATACTATCTCCACTTGGCGTGCTTTCGCTCGCCAACTCAACTctcctctctccctctcctccACAGACATGATCACAGCCTTGTCCTTCGATCAGGCGACACACATAAACCATGGGAGATGACAGAGTGCAGCGTCTGCTTCATGCATACGAATGGTTTATACTATGCTTGTACAAAATGCAATAGCTTCAAAGTAGATATAAAGTGCGCTTCAATGCCGGACACCATATATCACGCAGCTCACCCTCCACACCCACTCAACCTTCTCTCCAGAGAAGAAAGTTTTAGACGAGATGGCGATACATGTGATGCCTGTAGCCATACCTTGTATGATGGTAAACATAGGTATGCATGCGACACCTGTGATTTCACCGTGCACTTTAAATGCGCGGTGCTGCCAGCAGTAGATGGGACAAGCACCACCCGCTGCTTCTCACGCACAACGCCACTCTTAACCGTCCCGGTGATTTCTACTGCAACCATTGCGAGAAAAAAATGCACCCAAAGAGCTGGATGTACCACTGCCGCGATTGCGATATATCCTTCCATCCGGACTGCCTTGAAACAACATCCGGATGCTATAGAAACATCAAGTTTGGTCAGAAATTTCTCATCCCCAGAGCTCACTGCCACACACTCACCTATCAAATTCTCACTACAAAACTCCGCTGCGACGTTTGTGGTAGGGATAAGCATGGATCATCTGGATTTTACTGTGCATCATGCAACTTCTTCCTTTGTTTCCAATTCTGCGATGAAAATATGATCAAAGATGGCAACATTGAGGTcgtggattgaaaaaaaagagcTCAATGTTTAGTAGAGTTATGTTTTTCATACTgcattattaatttgtgtgtttaatttgttgtttttaatttaatgaagaGAGTAGCTTGCCTTCAAATACTGAAATTTTTACTTCTTCACATGCTTAAAGATATAAGGACATCTTTCTTAGTCATATTAACCGTGATTATGTGTTTCTTGGTAGTGATTGAACATCAATTccaaaacaatatttatatttttaaaatcagcACGTATTAATGTTCATCATATATCACACTACGAGTTCCTAAATTAAACCTTAAACTCAATTGTCTCTCTTAAGACCAGCTGAGCTAGCCGTGTGAGCGATTAATTAAGCACCTATTTCTTTGTTGTATTAACTTGTGATTCAACATCagttcaaattatatattttagatttttagtatttgtttttttcaaattaagggcACGCATCTTAATGtagataatatatatactgcGGGGGTAGTTTGGTAGGATAGATAACTCCTCTATCTCTATCTTGGAGATATTTGACCTAAAATGACATACAGCAGagatggtaaagtaaaagagtgAATGAAGTAAGAAAGGACAGTAAGATAATTATTACCATACccggaaatgactcaattatgaaggAACTTACCAAATTGGaaaaacgactcaactatggTGGAACGGAGGGATTACGAGTTATTCATACGGAATTTTTGCcgaaattaattaacacaatttattactactgTCAAATATGAGCAATGATGGCTTATCCAACTCTCACAACTTTTCAAATGTAAGGACAGCAAATTAAAGACAAACAACGACACAAAGTGAATGACAAAAGACAAAGGCaaatacatacataaaaaaaaggagattcttgaattggaattgaattaagTGGTGATTTTTATACATTCTTTTCTCATATCGGAAGTTTCGTATAATTCGTTCTAATCCAATTTATGTGAGCTGGTCACCTATGAAAAAGCCTAATTAATTTCATGCCTAAGTGGTCAAAGGGATTTGTTtgaaatgttgttgttgattcGTACTCCATATAGCAATAACTATGATACAATGGTAAAATGAAGCAcaagaatgaaaattttgatcaaataacatatgaataattaatgaacGAGGCCGGTAGTGAAGACCAACGTGTGTGAgctttataaatcaaataagcTCTCTCTTCTAATATGTCAGTCTTAAGGGATGAGATTTAGTGTTGGATTATAAATCTCACACCTATTGCAATTCAGTGTGGGTCATTAGAATCCGTAGCACCCACTCGACTATGAGAAAAGCAAAATACTTATAAGACATTCTTTTCTCACATTTGAAGTTTGGTTTATTCCAATTTGCTAGTATTTATTCCAGTCAAATGCATGTATAAAGAACATTTCTTCATATATAGCtagtactcctccgtcccattacaAGCGAGTCGCTTTCCCTTTTAAAATGACTCACcataagtgagtcattttttttgagCAAAAAAAACATCTCTCTTCGTCGtccataaaaatttgtcataccatttttggtagtggacctcacaTTTCaataactcattctcactcacatttattgtaaaaactaatatagtactccctctgttccataataGATGGCACACTTGGGGattgacacgagattttagatgatgttgttttgtgggTTAGGtgtgaaagagaaaatagtatatttatattaacgTGAGACAGggctttttccaaaaaaaaaaggaaatgtgacatcttttgtgggacaaattGAAAAgcaaagtgtgacatctattatgagatggagggaatataaaagtatgactcatACGCAACTAACTTTCTCAACTCacttggtaaaaaaaaaaaaaaaactaactttCTAttactacatttcttaaaacttgtacctagtcaaatggtgacaaattataaggAACGGGGGTACACGAACactagtattataaatttataattatatcattattatatttccatGGCTCAGACCTTTACTATATAGTGCTACGAGATGTATTAGGATTCTTACATCTCTTTAGTATCAAACACAGCACAAATCACAAAACCTTGTATCCTTGGATTTGATGGCTGTGATGAGCCACATTATTAGATTAAGATGCtacattattttactaaaatagtagtacattattagactcaCAATCTATAGTGTTAGATGACACGTGGTTttaatctaaccgttagaTCACAAGATCCATTGGACTATaagtgttttgtttttgaatactaatatttacctccctagtactatatatgtatgttcGTCTGGACACCTCCTCttacacaaacacaaacacaaacacaaacacaagaagtaaaaagaaaaaacacacacaaagcAATGAGTGAGATAGAAGAGAAGGTGGTGGAGAGAGATGATTGATCATTGGATCCACGAGCATCCACTTGCTCCGGTGAAAATTGTTGGATTTCGTGCTTGTTATAGTTGTCGACGACTTTTTAGAAGTGGAGAGAAAGGTTATGAATGTAGCCAGAAATGCAGTGATGGTGTCCTACATAAAGACTGTGCAGACACGCGGAGGAAGATCAGGCACGCAACGCACCCTCAACACACTCTCACTCAACAAATCAACAATGAGGATGTGAGAGCGCAGTGTTCAATCTGCCAATCTTCTGTTTAAACGCATCTCCTACGGATGTACAACCGCAGAATGTGGGTTCCAGATGCATGTCAGATGCGGGCAGGACAGCGACATGATGTATGGAGCCGAGGATGATGAGGAGGAGCAGCATCATACGTCATCCGAGTCACCCCAAGCATCAACTCATGTTCCTGAGGAGAAGTTGTTCATTCAAGTGCGATGCTTGCGGCACCACAGGAGCCAAAGGGAGTTCTTACGCATGCACCACACCTTCATGTGAGTATTGGATCCATGAGAGATGTGCTTCCTTGCCTCGCACCATTCATAGGGAAGACCACCAtcattccctctctctctctttccgtGTCCCGCTTCAATATCTCAACTATAAATACCGTTGTGAAGTGTGCAGAGATATATTAATATCCAAACATTGGATATATCACTGTGAGCTCTGCAGCTATGCTGCCCATCTCACCTGCGCCTTCACCAAATCGCCACACACCACTAGGTATAACTATGTCTTTCTTCATTATGTAAAtcttactatatttttatgttacatcacaaaaatttgaaatgtgtgtttttgttgCATTGAATGTAGAGAAAGGGATTATGGAGTTTCCAATAAATGATGTGGATGTGGGTGAGGACCTAATTGGAGCTTTTCTAATCAGACAAGGAGTTGAAGCTTATACGCATACAAATTCACTCATCCTTGATCATCAATGATCAAGATGATGTTGATTATGAGTTCCATCATCACAAACTCAGATTagtctcctcctcatcatcatcatcatttcaataagaaaataaagaagaagacgatgatgatgaggaagaCTACTCTTGTAGAAAATCGGAGTTAACATGTAATGGGTGCATTACTCCGATATTTCTGAAACaaacatcatcttcttcttcgtcttcatCAAGTAGTAAAGATTGCTACTACTACATGAGATGTAGCATCAGCTCATGCAAATACTATCTTCACTTGGCGTGCTTCCAATTGCCTCCTCAGATCTCTTCTCTTCCTCTCCTCCACCAACATGAGAATGAGAATGAGAATGATCACAGCCTTGTCCTTCAATCCGGTGACAATCGTAAACCATGGGAGTGGGCATATTGCAGAGTCTGCCGTCAATATACGAATGGTTTGTTTTCCGGTGATTTCTACTGCAATCAATGTGAAGATTCAATGAATCCAAAGAGTTGGATGTATCACTGCCGCAGTTGTGATATATCCGTCCATCCACACTGCCTTAAAACTACATCCGGCTGGCTAAGAAACATCAAGTTTGGTCAGAGTTTCTCATCGCCGGAGCTCACTGCCATCCTCTCACCTTTCAACTTCTCACTACAAAAAGGTGAGTGGCTCATTTCTAACACTGTAATTGTCTCTTCTTGTTCGGTGGTAAACATAGCTATGCATGCGGCAGCTGTGATTTCGTCGTGCACTTTAACTGCGCAATATT
This window contains:
- the LOC125207012 gene encoding uncharacterized protein LOC125207012, with amino-acid sequence MSEKVENEREEREEREMVDHWNHEHPLTLVEAPRGEYCSGCLTLFRRGETYYRCSQECWYGVKLHEDCAEAPRKIRHAMHPQHTLAQQFNIDVVRQCSICQLSVCGIFYRCTSAECAYVMHIRCAQGSDMMYPAEDGEEQQSSSGGGRTHPSHPKHQLLFLRRSSSFKCDACGTTHAKGSSYLCTRDDCQHWIHERCASLPQNIQREEHPHSLSLSFHVPPQYLRYGYRCEVCRKRLVTKHWVYHCELCSYVVHLTCAFIKSPHTTREKGIMVFPINDVAVGEDLIGASVKRQGVDAHTLILDHHDVVDYKFHHHKLTLVSSSSSSSFQEEENGDDDDDEEDYSCRKSELTCNGCITPIFLKQTSSSSSSSSSSKDCYYYMRCSISSCKYYLHLACFQLPPQISSLPLLHQHENENENDHSLVLQSGDNRKPWEWAYCRVCWKYTNGLYYACTKCDNGFSVDIKCASMLATIYHAAHPPHPLNLLSREDTRRQSYDICDGCNGLMYGGMYACGTCDFIVHFQCAVLPASTLSRRWDKHHPLLLTHDATLNRPGDFYCNQCEQEMNPKRWMYHCRDCDLSFHPHCLKTTSGWFRNIKFGQKFLIHRAHCHTLTYQILTTKRRCDVCGQDRHEAIGFHCASCNFFLCFQFCAENMIKDGNIEAVD
- the LOC125208057 gene encoding uncharacterized protein LOC125208057, producing MSEKVENEIEEREERGMVDHWIHQHPLTLVEAQRGEYCYGCLTPCRRGDKCYGCSHKCGYGKLLHEDCAEAPRKIRHAMHPQHTLTQQLNTWAIDERCPICQLYAWGIVYRCTSTECAFQIHIRCAQGSDMMYAVAEGDKRTIHHPSHPHHQLLFLRRSCSFKCDACGTIGAKGSSYTCTNDDCEYWIHERCASLPQNIQREDHNHSLSLSFHVPPQYLIYNYRCEVCSKRLISKYWIYHCALCSYAVHLTCAFTKLPHTTREKGIMVFPISDVDVGEDLIGAFLRRQGVDAYTHSLILDHQDDVDYEFHHHKLILVSSSSSSSFQEEVLEEENGDDDDDEEDYSCRKSELICNGCITPIPVKQASSSMSSSSSCSSSSSTKDYYHYMRCSIRSCKYYLHLACFRSPTQLSSLPLLHRHDHSLVLRSGDTHKPWEMTECSVCFMHTNGLYYACTKCNSFKVDIKCASMPDTIYHAAHPPHPLNLLSREESFRRDGDTCDACSHTLYDGKHRYACDTCDFTVHFKCAVLPAVDGTSTTRCFSRTTPLLTVPVISTATIARKKCTQRAGCTTAAIAIYPSIRTALKQHPDAIETSSLVRNFSSPELTATHSPIKFSLQNSAATFVVGISMDHLDFTVHHATSSFVSNSAMKI